The Magnolia sinica isolate HGM2019 chromosome 9, MsV1, whole genome shotgun sequence genome contains a region encoding:
- the LOC131255100 gene encoding leucine-rich repeat receptor-like serine/threonine-protein kinase At1g17230, translating to MNPVLSNIKTGNRISHNCLKKRSATSCQPTSFNLSSGKSSMNSKSSYISNGYISCSNLNWLRDMINLKELVSNGVDLSASTSTMNWAEPISRMYNLRQLQLSDCRISSPIPVNQLINLTHLYYLQMGSNFLASSIPIQLANLTSLSSLDLTNSHLHGPITYFPQLQELYVNDNPMPPSISFPFLLSQCCTYKRF from the coding sequence ATGAATCCAGTTTTGTCTAACATAAAGACCGGAAACAGAATTTCTCACAACTGCTTGAAGAAAAGGTCAGCGACCAGCTGTCAACCTACTTCATTTAATTTGTCTTCTGGAAAGAGTTCCATGAATTCCAAATCTTCTTACATATCCAATGGTTATATTTCTTGCTCGAATTTGAACTGGCTCCGAGATATGATCAATCTCAAGGAGCTTGTATCGAATGGTGTTGATTTATCAGCATCAACTTCTACAATGAATTGGGCAGAACCCATTTCACGTATGTACAATCTTAGACAGCTTCAACTCTCCGATTGCAGAATTTCCAGTCCAATTCCAGTAAATCAATTAATCAACCTCACACATCTATATTATCTGCAGATGGGTTCTAATTTTCTAGCCTCTTCTATCCCAATTCAACTAGCTAATCTCACCTCTCTTTCCTCACTTGATCTCACTAACTCCCATCTCCATGGTCCCATCACATATTTCCCCCAATTACAAGAACTCTATGTCAATGACAACCCGATGCCACCGTCGATCTCCTTTCCATTTTTACTCTCCCAATGCTGCACTTACAAACGCTTTTGA
- the LOC131255101 gene encoding LRR receptor-like serine/threonine-protein kinase ER2, whose product MVLDTFENLLQGPIPESICEIAALRYLNLGRNGFNGRIPNCIDQLTELKTFIIRDNFMEAISSLFSLFRNSSPFFIGLSSSGVTVETDQSLFHFSFLPEYLGLRSCNLRGKIPAFISNLTQLAFLDLANNNLTGTIPSWLFQLPKLSFLDLSHNNLQGVVPPSLQLHLNLLFPMLKLASNNLQGPIPLLPKNVDILNLSQNNFSTLRFNSELPCQLNNVLLKNVDLSNNSLSGKVTSSLGNCKSLISLNLASNNLSGSLPIELAFAENLSSLRVDDNHFHGPFPNFIHHLKNLEILNLGNNQFEGKIPSSIGELWNLRILVLKSNSFYNLIPTEITHLQELQFMDFSNYQFTGPIPKNLGGLKTIIHQPKKGFLLGYMVELIYIGIELEMMSKGMEHELDFVFSYHTGIDLSSNYLEGKIPSEMGLLQGLYMLNLSHNRFSGEILVKSPRVSAT is encoded by the exons ATGGTCCTAGACACGTTTGAGAACTTATTACAAGGACCAATCCCGGAATCCATATGTGAAATTGCAGCCCTTCGATATCTTAATTTGGGAAGGAATGGTTTCAATGGAAGGATACCCAATTGCATCGATCAGCTTACAGAACTCAAAACCTTTATCATTAGAGACAATTTCATGGAGGCCATCTCTTCATTGTTCTCATTGTTCAGAAATTCCTCCCCCTTTTTTATTGGACTCAGCTCCAGTGGGGTAACtgtagaaacagatcaaagcctATTTCACTTTAGCTTCCTACCGGAGTATCTGGGCTTGCGTTCGTGCAATCTGAGAGGGAAAATTCCAGCTTTCATATCTAATCTGACCCAACTGGCATTCCTAGATCTGGCTAACAATAACCTAACTGGAACAATCCCTTCTTGGCTATTCCAACTCCCCAAACTCTCTTTCTTAGATCTCTCACACAACAACCTCCAAGGCGTTGTCCCTCCTTCCCTTCAACTACATCTCAATCTCCTATTCCCAATGCTAAAGTTAGCAAGCAACAACCTTCAAGGCCCAATTCCTCTGTTGCCCAAGAACGTCGACATTCTCAATCTGTCTCAGAACAATTTCAGCA CTCTCCGGTTCAATTCCGAGCTCCCTTGTCAATTGAACAATGTTCTTTTAAAGAACGTTGATCTTTCAAATAACAGCTTATCTGGGAAAGTCACTTCCAGCTTGGGAAACTGCAAATCTCTCATTTCTCTAAACCTTGCTTCAAACAACCTCTCTGGAAGCCTCCCAATTGAACTTGCGTTTGCAGAAAATCTCAGCTCTTTACGAGTAGATGACAACCATTTTCATGGCCCTTTTCCGAATTTCATCCACCACCTCAAAAACTTGGAGATTTTGAACTTGGGAAATAACCAATTTGAAGGAAAGATCCCCTCCTCTATCGGTGAGCTCTGGAATCTTAGAATCCTTGTGCTAAAATCAAATTCTTTCTACAATCTTATCCCAACAGAGATAACCCATTTGCAAGAGCTCCAATTCATGGATTTCTCAAACTACCAATTCACAGGCCCAATCCCAAAAAACTTGGGTGGGCTCAAAACAATAATTCACCAACCCAAAAAAGGATTCTTGCTTGGTTACATGGTTGAGCTTATTTATATTGGCATCGAATTGGAAATGATGAGTAAGGGGATGGAGCATGAACTTGACTTTGTCTTCTCTTACCATACCGGAATCGATCTCTCAAGTAATTATTTGGAGGGGAAGATCCCAAGCGAGATGGGTCTTCTGCAGGGTCTCTACATGCTCAATCTATCACATAACAGGTTTTCTGGTGAAATCCTGGTGAAATCCCCGCGAGTTTCGGCAACATGA